In Nocardia yunnanensis, one DNA window encodes the following:
- a CDS encoding type II toxin-antitoxin system ParD family antitoxin, protein MGTMNISLPDSLKAFVEQRVTERGYGTSSEYVRELIRKDQDRVTLRNLILEGAASPPAAPADDAYFDDLRDRIRKRRNE, encoded by the coding sequence ATGGGCACCATGAACATCTCGCTACCGGACTCCCTCAAGGCGTTCGTCGAGCAACGTGTCACCGAACGCGGCTACGGCACCAGCAGCGAGTACGTCCGCGAACTGATCCGAAAGGACCAGGACAGGGTGACCCTCCGCAATCTGATCCTCGAGGGCGCCGCATCCCCGCCCGCGGCACCAGCAGACGACGCCTACTTCGACGACCTGCGTGATCGGATTCGGAAACGACGCAACGAATGA
- a CDS encoding type II toxin-antitoxin system RelE/ParE family toxin translates to MTIKPVIPRSKAVQDVENAIDYYLESDADRAAADLIDALQATYRLIGLHPGIGSPRYGHELDIPGLRGRALTRLPYTVLYLERDDHIDVLRVLHQRRDIPDLMRDLHQD, encoded by the coding sequence ATGACCATCAAACCAGTCATCCCCCGCAGCAAGGCCGTCCAGGACGTCGAGAACGCGATCGACTACTACCTCGAATCCGACGCCGACCGAGCAGCAGCGGATCTCATAGACGCCCTCCAGGCGACCTACCGCCTGATCGGGTTGCACCCCGGAATCGGTTCGCCCCGCTACGGACACGAACTCGACATCCCCGGACTGCGGGGCCGAGCGCTCACCCGCCTCCCCTACACCGTCCTGTACCTCGAACGTGACGACCACATCGACGTCCTGCGAGTCCTCCATCAACGTCGAGACATCCCCGATCTGATGCGAGACCTCCACCAGGACTGA
- a CDS encoding dihydrofolate reductase family protein — protein sequence MRTLISTAFISLDGVVEAPGGEPGYRNTGWTFKHLDFVPEAFEIKEREQQEATAILLGRTSYQAFSPVWPDMAEFAGYKAMPKFVVSTTLIDDDLVSNWGETTVLRSIDEVAALKETEGGPIIVHGSASLNRSLSDAGLIDRYHLLVFPLLLGAGKRLFSSTDKDTQKMKLVESRSYANGLQLNVLDVVH from the coding sequence ATGCGCACCCTGATCAGCACCGCGTTCATTTCCCTCGACGGCGTCGTGGAGGCCCCGGGCGGTGAACCCGGTTACCGCAATACCGGATGGACCTTCAAGCACCTGGATTTCGTGCCGGAAGCCTTCGAGATCAAGGAGCGGGAACAGCAGGAAGCCACCGCGATCTTGTTGGGCCGCACCAGCTATCAGGCCTTCAGTCCGGTATGGCCGGACATGGCGGAGTTCGCCGGCTACAAGGCGATGCCGAAATTCGTGGTTTCCACCACCCTGATCGACGATGACCTGGTCTCGAACTGGGGTGAGACGACGGTCCTGCGCTCGATCGATGAGGTCGCGGCCCTGAAGGAAACCGAGGGCGGCCCGATCATCGTGCACGGCAGCGCATCCCTGAATCGGAGCCTGTCGGACGCGGGCCTGATCGACCGCTACCACCTGCTCGTCTTCCCGCTGCTGCTCGGCGCAGGCAAACGCCTGTTCTCGAGCACGGACAAGGACACCCAGAAGATGAAGCTGGTCGAGTCCCGGTCCTACGCCAACGGCCTGCAGTTGAACGTCCTCGACGTCGTTCACTGA
- a CDS encoding nuclear transport factor 2 family protein: MSFRNTTEVIDRFNRAFLEADPDLLTDLIAEDCVMESVQPAPTGERVEGRDACFAFWRTLVEDDATQFQPREVIVAGDRATIRWNYRFGDGATDWVEGVNLMRVRDGLIVEALGYSKTAGDVPLATDH; the protein is encoded by the coding sequence ATGTCCTTCCGCAACACCACCGAGGTCATCGACCGCTTCAACCGTGCCTTCCTCGAGGCCGATCCCGACCTGCTGACCGATCTGATCGCCGAGGACTGTGTCATGGAATCGGTGCAGCCCGCCCCGACCGGCGAGCGCGTCGAGGGCCGCGACGCCTGTTTCGCCTTCTGGCGCACGCTCGTCGAGGACGATGCCACCCAATTCCAGCCGCGGGAGGTGATCGTCGCCGGTGACCGGGCCACGATCCGCTGGAACTACCGCTTCGGTGACGGTGCCACCGACTGGGTCGAGGGCGTCAACCTCATGCGGGTGCGCGACGGCTTGATCGTCGAGGCCCTCGGCTACAGCAAGACCGCGGGCGACGTGCCGCTCGCCACCGATCACTGA
- a CDS encoding FAD-dependent monooxygenase has protein sequence MKNTNILVSGAGIAGTTLAFWLARHGFTVTVVERAAEIREGGYKVDLRGAALDVVDRMGLLDDIRAVRTDVRGGSVVDAAGKRVASMDGDTFGGRVHGDAEITRGDLQRLLYRATANQVEYLFDDSIASIDETADDVRVTFGGGATRAFDLVLAGDGLHSATRAMAFGSEDRFVRDLGYYVSIFSVPNHLGLDREELTYVGPGRTALIYSTAGDAGAKAMFLFASAPLEYDPRDRAQQEKLLADAYADEGWEVPRLIAAMPDAPDFYFDSLSQVDMDHWSRGRVALVGDAAYCASPASGQGTSLALVGAYVLAGELAAAHGDHEIAFAAYEQRMRPFVRENQKLGPANIKRMVMRTNGQVRMSMIMLSLIGRLPGKDKLMAKVIEPIHKAATAIDLATY, from the coding sequence ATGAAAAACACGAACATCCTCGTTTCCGGTGCCGGCATCGCGGGCACCACGCTGGCCTTCTGGCTCGCACGGCACGGCTTCACGGTCACGGTCGTGGAACGCGCCGCGGAGATCCGCGAGGGCGGGTACAAGGTCGACTTGCGCGGCGCGGCACTGGATGTCGTCGACCGGATGGGTCTGCTCGACGACATCCGCGCGGTGAGAACCGATGTCCGAGGTGGCTCGGTCGTCGATGCCGCAGGCAAGCGGGTGGCCAGTATGGACGGTGACACCTTCGGCGGCCGCGTGCACGGCGACGCCGAGATCACCCGCGGTGACCTGCAACGGTTGCTGTATCGGGCCACGGCGAACCAGGTGGAGTACCTGTTCGACGACTCCATCGCGTCGATCGACGAGACCGCCGACGACGTACGGGTCACCTTCGGCGGTGGCGCGACCCGTGCGTTCGATCTGGTGCTGGCCGGCGACGGGCTGCACTCCGCTACCCGCGCAATGGCTTTCGGCTCCGAGGACCGGTTCGTCCGCGACCTCGGCTACTACGTGTCGATCTTCAGCGTTCCCAACCACCTCGGACTGGACCGCGAGGAGCTGACCTACGTCGGCCCCGGCCGCACGGCGCTGATCTACAGCACCGCGGGCGACGCGGGAGCCAAGGCCATGTTCCTGTTCGCTTCCGCGCCACTGGAATACGACCCCCGGGATCGTGCGCAGCAGGAAAAGCTGCTGGCCGACGCGTACGCGGACGAGGGCTGGGAGGTGCCGCGCCTGATCGCGGCCATGCCCGACGCACCCGACTTCTACTTCGATTCGCTGAGTCAGGTCGATATGGACCACTGGTCACGGGGGCGGGTCGCGCTGGTCGGCGATGCCGCCTACTGCGCGTCGCCCGCCTCCGGTCAGGGCACCTCGCTCGCGCTGGTCGGCGCGTACGTCCTGGCCGGTGAACTCGCCGCCGCGCACGGCGATCACGAAATCGCCTTCGCCGCTTACGAACAGCGGATGCGTCCCTTCGTCCGCGAGAACCAGAAGCTGGGCCCGGCCAATATCAAGCGCATGGTGATGCGCACCAACGGCCAGGTCCGCATGTCGATGATCATGCTGTCGCTCATCGGCCGGCTGCCGGGCAAGGACAAGCTCATGGCCAAGGTCATCGAACCGATTCACAAGGCCGCCACCGCAATCGATCTCGCCACCTACTGA
- a CDS encoding FAD-binding oxidoreductase, with product MSNLRELRSVIRGRVLLVGDNGFDAARTPWNLAVAQPVSAVVEAADADDVAALVRFAASAGYPIAAQPSGHGATGDNAGAILLRTGALDELEVDPIARTARVGAGVAAGRVQAAASKHGLTGLPGSSPVVTTAAYTLGGGLSWFGRKHGWAADSVIAFEVIDADGHRARVTAETDPDLFWALRGGGGDFALVTAVELTLFPEPRLYGGRMLWSADRAPAVLSAFREITATAPDALTVWAELLQFPGADPLVALDVTYLGDPDEARELLAVLDGIDGLIGDTRAVMPISELGTITAEPTDPGPGLSYAALLTDVDEVVINELLATPIDPLLSVQIRHLGGALVRPSDSPHGPLVEPYALYLFGLPLTPEKTAALHAKRADLIDALASYAVDRKPFTFLAPDESITAAFAPEAVARLRQIKRDRDPRGVFRSNFPVLG from the coding sequence ATGAGCAATCTGCGAGAACTTCGTTCGGTCATCCGTGGCCGCGTGCTGCTGGTCGGTGACAACGGCTTCGACGCGGCCCGCACGCCCTGGAATCTCGCGGTAGCGCAACCGGTTTCGGCAGTGGTCGAGGCCGCCGACGCCGACGACGTGGCCGCGTTGGTGCGGTTCGCCGCCAGCGCCGGGTACCCGATCGCGGCGCAGCCCAGCGGTCACGGCGCGACCGGCGACAACGCCGGCGCGATCCTGTTGCGCACGGGTGCGCTCGACGAGCTCGAGGTGGATCCGATCGCCCGCACCGCGCGGGTCGGCGCGGGCGTCGCGGCGGGCCGGGTGCAGGCGGCGGCGAGCAAGCACGGCCTGACCGGATTGCCCGGCAGCTCACCGGTGGTCACCACGGCGGCCTACACGCTGGGCGGCGGGCTGAGCTGGTTCGGCCGCAAGCACGGCTGGGCGGCCGACAGCGTGATCGCGTTCGAGGTGATCGACGCCGACGGTCACCGCGCGCGGGTCACCGCCGAGACCGACCCGGACCTGTTCTGGGCGCTGCGCGGGGGCGGCGGCGATTTCGCACTGGTCACCGCGGTCGAGCTGACCCTCTTCCCGGAGCCGCGACTCTACGGCGGCCGCATGCTGTGGTCGGCCGATCGCGCGCCCGCGGTGCTGAGCGCGTTCCGTGAGATCACCGCTACCGCGCCCGACGCGCTCACCGTGTGGGCCGAACTCCTGCAGTTCCCGGGAGCCGATCCGCTTGTGGCACTGGACGTGACCTACCTCGGCGATCCCGACGAGGCCCGCGAGCTGCTGGCCGTGTTGGACGGCATCGACGGCCTGATCGGCGATACCCGTGCCGTCATGCCGATTTCCGAGCTGGGGACCATCACCGCCGAGCCCACCGACCCGGGCCCGGGGCTGTCCTACGCGGCCTTGCTGACCGACGTGGACGAGGTCGTCATCAACGAATTGCTGGCGACTCCCATCGACCCGCTGCTCAGCGTGCAGATCCGGCATCTCGGAGGCGCGCTGGTCCGGCCCTCCGACAGTCCGCACGGCCCACTCGTCGAGCCCTACGCTCTGTATTTGTTCGGCCTGCCGCTCACGCCGGAGAAGACGGCGGCGCTTCATGCCAAGCGCGCCGACCTGATCGATGCACTGGCCTCCTACGCCGTCGACCGCAAGCCCTTCACCTTCCTCGCGCCGGACGAATCGATCACCGCGGCCTTCGCCCCCGAGGCCGTGGCCAGGCTGCGGCAGATCAAGCGCGACCGCGATCCGCGTGGCGTATTCCGCAGCAACTTCCCGGTCCTCGGCTGA
- a CDS encoding helix-turn-helix transcriptional regulator — MLCGRELEQRRLSTLLSLARTGQSAALGIIAEPGTGKTALLDRAVELADGSFRILRCAGVEDESELPFAGLLELLLAAVGGDLDALPLDALPQPQSDALRAAIGSLVVAGPVDRFLVGLATLSLLAELADGRSVLCTIDDVQWLDRASSEALRFAARRLGAEGIVMLFASRVEDALPGITKLHVSPLDGPASDQLLADRWPGLGRDLRERILREASGNPLALLELPRMDLDALPVGPLPLPYRLASGYRQQIAGQSDASQTVLLAAAAESAGDLRLVLRVLDALGVDPDRITEAEASGLIDVTAQAIRFRHPLVRAAVYHGASFLERQAVHTALAAASADDPDRRAWHLAAATVGQDEQTAALLESAAVRAVDRSGYSAASAAMERAALLTPDREIRSRRLILATEWAADAGRYHRAEQLARQAEQLPLGPDGRARLGWVQAKIEFDKGNLRKARDSLLSAADAVAAVEPERAGPLFIAAARASWIMGDPVSVVAARTKLAALQLPPEHLAPLLVAIDGALKLHSGDLTEGVAVVRAHIAVGHRAQDPELVLAAVNQANLIGDLEDARTLAQGLMDSAQNQGMIGFFTTVVVSVAAAELMLGRVREAEDLAAQAARIARDIGQHNAIASSEGYLALIAAIRGDEQRCRDLIERNRRAVGQDNFIDYTHAEWALSLLDLGYGRYEAALDRLDTLHRIPGRIRGHWLHLLRDLVEAAVRAHQPERAAVAVAEIERWSAALGSPFAEAIALRSRAMLDSDGDAYARALKLQAAEGLWYDHARTALLYGEWLRRERSAGEARTQLRHAVEIFDRLGAAPWAAHARTELRAAGEGGARTEVPTVKASATLTPQELQVVRLAAAGATNKEIATKLFLSPKTVGHHLYRAFPKLGVANRVELARLTSF; from the coding sequence ATGCTGTGCGGTCGGGAGCTCGAACAACGGCGGCTCAGCACCTTGCTGAGCCTGGCTCGTACCGGTCAGAGTGCTGCCCTGGGCATCATCGCGGAGCCGGGCACCGGAAAGACCGCGCTGCTGGATCGGGCCGTGGAACTGGCCGATGGATCGTTCCGGATTTTGCGCTGCGCGGGTGTCGAAGACGAGTCGGAACTGCCTTTCGCCGGACTGCTCGAACTGTTGCTGGCCGCGGTCGGCGGCGACCTCGACGCGCTGCCGCTGGATGCATTGCCCCAGCCGCAGTCCGATGCCCTGCGTGCCGCGATCGGATCGCTCGTCGTGGCGGGTCCGGTCGATCGTTTCCTGGTCGGCTTGGCGACCCTGTCGCTGCTGGCCGAATTGGCGGACGGACGATCGGTGCTGTGCACGATCGACGACGTGCAATGGCTCGACCGCGCCTCGTCGGAGGCCCTGCGCTTCGCTGCGCGCCGACTCGGCGCCGAAGGCATCGTGATGCTGTTCGCGAGCCGGGTCGAGGACGCCCTGCCCGGGATCACGAAATTGCATGTGTCGCCGCTGGACGGTCCCGCATCCGACCAACTGCTCGCGGACCGCTGGCCGGGCCTGGGTCGCGATCTGCGGGAACGGATCCTGCGGGAGGCGTCGGGAAACCCGTTGGCGCTGCTGGAACTTCCGCGCATGGATCTGGACGCGCTGCCCGTCGGCCCGCTCCCGCTGCCGTATCGGCTGGCCAGCGGCTACCGGCAGCAGATCGCCGGGCAATCCGATGCCTCGCAGACCGTCCTGCTGGCCGCCGCCGCCGAGTCGGCCGGTGATCTGCGGCTGGTGCTGCGGGTGCTGGATGCGCTCGGTGTCGACCCGGACCGGATCACCGAGGCCGAGGCTTCCGGGCTGATCGACGTGACCGCGCAGGCGATTCGGTTCCGCCACCCGCTGGTGCGGGCGGCCGTCTATCACGGTGCGTCGTTCCTGGAACGGCAAGCCGTCCACACCGCGCTGGCCGCGGCCTCCGCCGATGACCCCGACCGCCGGGCCTGGCATCTGGCGGCCGCGACGGTGGGGCAGGACGAACAGACCGCCGCGCTCTTGGAATCGGCGGCCGTGCGGGCCGTGGACAGATCCGGCTACTCCGCGGCCTCGGCCGCCATGGAACGCGCGGCGCTGCTGACCCCGGACCGCGAGATCCGCAGCCGCCGTTTGATCTTGGCCACCGAATGGGCCGCCGACGCCGGCCGCTACCATCGCGCCGAGCAACTCGCCCGACAAGCCGAGCAACTCCCACTCGGCCCCGACGGACGGGCCCGATTGGGTTGGGTGCAGGCGAAAATCGAATTCGACAAGGGCAATCTGCGCAAAGCGCGGGACTCCCTGCTGTCGGCGGCCGACGCGGTTGCCGCGGTGGAACCCGAGCGGGCCGGGCCGCTGTTCATCGCGGCGGCTCGCGCGTCGTGGATCATGGGCGATCCCGTCTCGGTGGTCGCGGCACGAACGAAACTGGCTGCCCTGCAACTGCCGCCCGAGCACCTCGCGCCGTTGCTCGTCGCGATCGACGGTGCGCTGAAACTGCATTCGGGCGATCTGACCGAGGGTGTCGCCGTGGTACGGGCCCACATCGCAGTCGGCCACCGCGCCCAGGATCCCGAACTGGTGCTGGCCGCGGTGAATCAGGCCAATCTCATCGGCGATCTCGAGGACGCCCGCACCCTGGCGCAGGGTCTGATGGACAGCGCCCAGAACCAAGGGATGATCGGATTCTTCACCACCGTCGTGGTCTCGGTGGCCGCGGCGGAACTCATGCTGGGCCGAGTGCGCGAAGCCGAGGATTTGGCGGCCCAGGCCGCACGGATCGCGCGAGATATCGGTCAGCACAACGCGATCGCGTCCTCCGAAGGCTACCTCGCGCTCATCGCGGCGATCCGCGGTGACGAGCAGCGGTGCCGGGATCTGATCGAACGCAATCGCCGGGCGGTCGGCCAGGACAACTTCATCGATTACACCCACGCCGAATGGGCGCTGAGCCTGCTCGATCTCGGGTACGGGCGGTACGAGGCGGCACTGGACCGGCTGGACACATTGCACCGCATCCCGGGTCGCATCCGCGGTCACTGGCTGCATCTGCTGCGCGATCTGGTGGAGGCCGCGGTGCGCGCGCATCAGCCCGAACGTGCCGCGGTGGCGGTGGCCGAGATCGAACGCTGGTCCGCCGCCCTCGGCTCACCGTTCGCCGAAGCCATCGCGCTGCGTTCCCGCGCGATGCTGGACTCCGACGGCGACGCCTACGCCCGAGCCCTGAAACTGCAAGCCGCCGAGGGACTCTGGTACGACCACGCCCGCACCGCCCTGCTGTACGGCGAATGGCTACGCCGCGAACGCAGCGCCGGCGAAGCCCGGACCCAGCTGCGCCACGCGGTCGAGATCTTCGACCGGCTCGGCGCCGCGCCCTGGGCCGCACACGCCCGCACCGAACTTCGCGCCGCGGGCGAGGGCGGCGCCCGGACGGAGGTGCCCACCGTCAAGGCGTCGGCCACGCTGACCCCGCAGGAACTGCAGGTGGTGCGCCTGGCCGCGGCCGGTGCGACCAACAAGGAAATCGCCACCAAACTCTTCCTCAGCCCGAAAACCGTAGGCCACCACCTCTACCGGGCCTTCCCCAAACTCGGCGTCGCCAACCGCGTCGAACTCGCCCGCCTCACATCCTTCTGA
- a CDS encoding NADP-dependent oxidoreductase: MLLFSAYLRESGSGGAVVRGLEVRLASRPVGAAAPENFAFVHADVPEVDEGQVLVRNTWMSVDPFTREWMHAQTYGPRFELDTVLSGGAVGEVIASRVPSIPVGTTVSHFSGWREYAVLDAAEATRIDTALAPPETYLGALGTTGLTAYAALSQVVPVRPGDVVYISAAAGAVGTVAGQLARRLGAAKVIGSTSGPVKAKRLTDDFGFDVGIDYREDRLVEQLVEAAPGGIDSSLDLVGGDHLAAAIRASRHGGRIGLIGAISTYDATGPVPGPTNLFSAYAKELTSRGLLITSFFGLAGEWTERAAGWIADGSLRTEHTVFDGLEQAPAAFLSLMRGGNVGKMLVRLDS; the protein is encoded by the coding sequence ATGCTGTTGTTCTCGGCGTATCTCCGGGAAAGCGGTTCTGGAGGTGCGGTCGTGAGAGGCCTGGAAGTACGGCTCGCCTCGCGGCCCGTTGGTGCGGCGGCACCGGAGAATTTCGCGTTCGTCCATGCCGACGTGCCGGAGGTGGACGAGGGGCAGGTCCTCGTTCGCAACACCTGGATGTCGGTCGACCCCTTCACCAGGGAATGGATGCACGCGCAGACATACGGCCCGCGTTTCGAGCTCGACACCGTGCTGTCCGGCGGCGCTGTCGGGGAGGTGATCGCCTCTCGGGTCCCGTCGATCCCGGTCGGCACGACGGTCTCGCACTTCTCCGGATGGCGCGAGTACGCAGTTCTCGACGCTGCCGAGGCCACCCGGATCGACACCGCGCTCGCGCCACCGGAGACCTACCTGGGCGCACTGGGAACCACCGGGCTCACCGCGTACGCCGCGCTGTCCCAAGTCGTCCCCGTCCGTCCCGGCGATGTCGTCTATATCTCCGCCGCCGCGGGTGCGGTCGGAACAGTCGCGGGGCAGCTGGCCCGGCGGCTCGGCGCCGCCAAGGTCATCGGCTCGACCAGCGGGCCGGTCAAGGCCAAGCGGCTGACCGACGACTTCGGGTTCGACGTCGGCATCGACTATCGGGAGGACAGGCTCGTCGAGCAACTCGTCGAGGCCGCGCCCGGCGGCATCGACTCGAGCCTCGATCTTGTCGGCGGCGACCATCTGGCCGCGGCGATCCGCGCGTCGCGGCATGGGGGCCGGATCGGCCTGATCGGTGCGATCAGCACGTACGACGCCACCGGGCCAGTCCCGGGTCCGACGAACCTGTTCAGCGCCTATGCCAAGGAACTCACCTCGCGCGGCCTGCTCATCACCTCATTCTTCGGTCTCGCCGGGGAATGGACAGAGCGGGCGGCGGGCTGGATAGCCGATGGCAGCCTGCGAACCGAGCACACCGTGTTCGACGGCCTCGAACAAGCTCCTGCCGCGTTCCTCTCACTGATGCGCGGCGGCAACGTCGGCAAGATGCTCGTACGCCTCGACAGTTGA
- a CDS encoding transposase family protein — translation MISTLADAGYDGAGIGVHTPVKQPSDGRDLDIDTRTRNALLRGLRCLAERGFALLTGRWRALRHFTTSPEKIGDIVKAALVLTHFEHGRHQ, via the coding sequence GTGATATCGACCCTCGCCGACGCCGGATACGACGGCGCCGGGATCGGGGTGCACACCCCGGTCAAACAGCCCAGCGACGGCCGCGACCTCGATATCGACACCCGCACCCGGAACGCTCTGCTACGCGGGCTGCGCTGCCTGGCCGAACGCGGCTTCGCCCTGCTCACCGGACGCTGGCGCGCCCTGCGCCACTTCACCACCAGCCCCGAGAAAATCGGCGACATCGTCAAAGCCGCACTCGTCCTCACCCATTTCGAACACGGCCGACACCAATGA
- a CDS encoding Rpn family recombination-promoting nuclease/putative transposase: MADSPSNPHDAYFRHVLARPADIAGELRAVLPTEIAARIDWGMLALQPCSFVSQHLRSRYSDLLFRTRLDGQEAFVYLLVEHQSRPDRMMPLRMMEYLVAIWNRYIRDDPDEKMLPAIIPLVVHASPEGRPWLHPTELSELVDIDPATRAALGDHLPRFRFLLDDLTAVDLPTLGPAAKEVIMTTAERLRAEGEARGRAEGEARGRAEGEARGRAETLIEQLSLKFGEVPSQAADTIRSGELSQLRTWAARVITATSIEEVFGE, from the coding sequence ATGGCCGACTCGCCGTCGAATCCGCACGATGCGTACTTCCGCCATGTCTTGGCTCGGCCCGCCGACATCGCCGGTGAGCTACGGGCGGTCTTGCCGACCGAAATCGCAGCCCGCATCGACTGGGGCATGCTGGCCCTGCAGCCGTGCAGTTTCGTGTCGCAGCATCTGCGCTCGCGCTACAGCGACCTCTTGTTCCGCACCCGGCTGGACGGACAGGAAGCATTCGTCTACCTGCTCGTCGAGCATCAGAGCCGGCCGGATCGGATGATGCCGCTGCGCATGATGGAGTACTTGGTCGCGATCTGGAATCGGTACATCCGAGACGATCCCGACGAGAAAATGCTGCCCGCGATCATTCCTCTGGTCGTGCACGCCAGTCCCGAGGGACGGCCTTGGCTCCATCCGACCGAGCTGTCCGAACTGGTTGACATCGATCCCGCGACCCGTGCCGCGCTGGGTGATCACCTGCCGCGGTTCCGGTTCCTGCTCGATGACCTCACAGCCGTGGATCTGCCTACGCTCGGGCCCGCAGCCAAGGAGGTCATCATGACGACCGCGGAACGGCTCCGCGCCGAGGGCGAGGCTCGCGGACGGGCGGAGGGAGAAGCTCGCGGGCGCGCTGAAGGCGAGGCGCGCGGGCGGGCCGAGACACTGATCGAGCAACTTTCGTTGAAATTCGGTGAAGTACCCAGCCAAGCGGCGGACACCATTCGCTCGGGCGAGCTGTCGCAACTCCGGACCTGGGCCGCGCGAGTGATCACCGCGACCAGTATCGAAGAAGTCTTCGGCGAATAA
- a CDS encoding putative quinol monooxygenase, translated as MAIRHIITIQVAPGRAADFADAFKPLKAAAQQEEGCEQYDLFQNLDAPDTLLMLERWTSQALLDEHTHRERTTNAALIEALIALWAPGTTPKLERYED; from the coding sequence ATGGCCATCCGTCACATCATCACCATCCAGGTAGCCCCGGGCCGCGCGGCCGATTTCGCCGACGCCTTCAAACCACTGAAAGCGGCCGCGCAGCAAGAAGAAGGCTGCGAACAATACGACCTGTTCCAAAACCTCGACGCCCCAGACACTCTGCTCATGCTGGAACGCTGGACCAGCCAAGCCCTCCTGGACGAACACACCCACCGCGAACGCACCACCAACGCCGCCCTCATCGAGGCACTGATCGCCCTCTGGGCACCTGGCACCACCCCAAAACTCGAACGCTACGAAGACTGA
- a CDS encoding TetR family transcriptional regulator: MAWDTERTRRLLLEAAVHEFAERGPDGARVNAIATRAGINKERIYQYFGDKRGLFEAVLTDQLEQLAAASPLTPDTAGNLADYAAHVFDFHRTHPQFLRLMYWEGLQPQPGELPAESTRASHYADKVAALAAAQRAGTLPTDVPPGYLLYAVAALAAWWFAAPQVVRMILGPDTDNPDALRAALIALVRRLEQRD, encoded by the coding sequence ATGGCGTGGGACACCGAACGAACCAGACGACTGCTGCTCGAGGCGGCCGTACACGAATTCGCCGAACGCGGCCCCGACGGCGCCCGCGTCAACGCCATCGCCACCCGCGCCGGCATCAACAAAGAACGCATCTACCAGTACTTCGGCGACAAACGCGGCCTCTTCGAAGCCGTCCTCACCGACCAGCTCGAACAACTCGCCGCCGCCAGCCCCCTCACCCCCGACACCGCCGGCAACCTAGCCGACTACGCCGCCCACGTCTTCGACTTCCACCGCACCCACCCCCAATTCCTCCGCCTCATGTACTGGGAAGGCCTCCAACCCCAGCCCGGCGAGCTGCCCGCCGAATCCACCCGCGCCTCCCACTACGCCGACAAGGTCGCAGCCCTGGCCGCCGCCCAACGCGCAGGCACCCTCCCCACCGACGTCCCCCCCGGTTACCTCCTCTACGCAGTAGCCGCCCTAGCCGCCTGGTGGTTCGCCGCCCCCCAAGTAGTCCGCATGATCCTAGGCCCCGACACCGACAACCCAGACGCCTTGCGCGCCGCCCTCATCGCCTTGGTGCGACGCCTCGAACAGCGCGATTAA